A genomic region of Sulfobacillus acidophilus DSM 10332 contains the following coding sequences:
- a CDS encoding integrase family protein (PFAM: Phage integrase, N-terminal SAM-like domain; Phage integrase family~COGs: COG4974 Site-specific recombinase XerD~InterPro IPR004107:IPR002104~KEGG: csh:Closa_2798 integrase family protein~PFAM: Integrase, catalytic core, phage; Integrase, N-terminal SAM-like, phage~SPTR: Integrase family protein): MAQPTDFAYRVSQYLATYLPGVRGLSTNTVLSYRDMFKLLIEFFDTQCATPPDKIRLQDLTRPTIEHFLDWIETHRHCSVSTRNVRLAALYAFVQYLQREQPEFMMQAQQLRAIPLKKTASGPMPYLTVEQMKFLLSLPNLAVPGGRRDAVLLSLLYDTGARVQELCDVVAGDIKEGPVSTMRLTGKGQKSRIVPLMPPMGRLLEQYRQERKLTHPQASAYPLFQNRAGSKLSREGVAYIVTKYVQQAARVSPGTLPDTVSPHGFRHSKAMHLLQAGVNLVYIRDLLGHVDLKTTEMYARVDSEMKRKALERHSGGIVSETLPPWQANTELLTWLKGLGSS, encoded by the coding sequence ATGGCCCAACCCACTGATTTCGCCTACCGCGTGTCACAGTACTTGGCCACGTATCTCCCGGGGGTGCGGGGATTAAGCACGAATACGGTGCTGTCCTATCGGGATATGTTTAAACTGCTTATCGAGTTTTTTGACACCCAGTGTGCCACGCCCCCCGATAAAATCCGCTTGCAGGATTTAACGCGCCCAACCATCGAGCACTTCTTGGACTGGATCGAAACGCATCGTCACTGCAGCGTGTCCACGCGGAATGTCCGCTTGGCGGCCTTGTACGCCTTTGTGCAGTATCTCCAACGAGAGCAGCCGGAGTTCATGATGCAGGCGCAGCAATTACGGGCGATTCCTCTTAAAAAAACGGCCTCAGGGCCAATGCCGTATTTAACCGTCGAACAGATGAAGTTTCTTCTGAGCCTTCCCAACCTGGCCGTCCCTGGCGGGCGGCGGGATGCCGTGTTATTGAGCCTTCTTTATGATACAGGCGCCCGGGTTCAGGAACTCTGCGACGTCGTCGCAGGGGATATCAAAGAGGGCCCCGTATCCACGATGCGGCTCACGGGCAAGGGACAAAAAAGTCGGATTGTGCCGCTAATGCCGCCCATGGGGCGCCTCCTGGAGCAATATCGGCAGGAACGCAAGTTGACCCACCCCCAAGCGAGTGCGTACCCGTTGTTTCAAAACCGGGCGGGAAGCAAACTCTCTCGTGAAGGGGTGGCCTATATCGTGACCAAGTATGTTCAACAAGCCGCCCGGGTTTCTCCGGGCACCCTTCCGGACACGGTGTCGCCCCATGGGTTCCGCCATTCGAAGGCCATGCATTTGCTCCAGGCCGGAGTGAATCTCGTATATATCCGGGATCTTCTGGGCCATGTCGACCTCAAGACCACCGAAATGTATGCACGGGTCGACAGCGAAATGAAGCGGAAGGCCTTGGAACGCCATAGCGGCGGTATCGTTTCGGAAACGTTACCTCCATGGCAAGCGAACACAGAGTTACTCACATGGCTGAAAGGCCTCGGGTCCTCGTGA
- a CDS encoding integrase family protein (PFAM: Phage integrase family~COGs: COG4974 Site-specific recombinase XerD~InterPro IPR002104~KEGG: hmo:HM1_2952 phage integrase~PFAM: Integrase, catalytic core, phage~SPTR: Phage integrase) — protein MAAPRPSLPGELGRLIDEFVTHKQALGYRYRVESEQLARLARVAQDDPIRDRVIPQTVVDRWVARVPGERWGTQRIRVSCLRVFLQWARSRGYITPLLPPLKRQSAPYVPYIFSEKEITGFFHACDTMEVYPGTDKHLLLPMLFRLLYGTGLRVSEACQLRFADVDWVRGTLLIRESKGGKDRLVAVSPSLRDGLQRWRAHLLTRQPAPTWFFETRNGQPPSRHWIYRQFRQSLWRAGIPHAGRGTGPRVHDLRHTFCVRALKHLVDEGLDVYAALPILSAYVGHASPTATEGYVRLTADLYPEVITAVVQVTGTTIPEVNDGPTH, from the coding sequence ATGGCGGCACCCCGTCCGTCGTTGCCCGGTGAGCTCGGTCGACTCATCGACGAGTTCGTGACCCACAAGCAGGCGCTTGGCTACCGATATCGCGTGGAATCGGAGCAGCTCGCCCGGCTCGCTCGAGTCGCCCAGGACGATCCCATCCGGGATCGCGTCATTCCCCAGACAGTTGTCGACCGATGGGTCGCACGGGTGCCGGGTGAACGCTGGGGAACCCAGCGGATCCGGGTGAGCTGTCTTCGAGTGTTTTTGCAATGGGCCCGATCTCGCGGCTACATAACGCCCTTGCTCCCCCCCTTGAAGCGCCAATCGGCACCATACGTGCCCTATATCTTTTCCGAGAAGGAAATCACCGGATTTTTTCACGCGTGTGACACGATGGAGGTCTATCCGGGAACCGACAAGCATCTTCTGCTGCCCATGCTATTCCGGCTGTTATATGGGACGGGATTGCGCGTGTCCGAAGCCTGTCAGCTCCGGTTCGCCGACGTAGATTGGGTGCGGGGGACCCTTCTGATCCGCGAAAGCAAAGGGGGAAAGGATCGGCTAGTCGCGGTCTCGCCGTCCCTCCGAGACGGCCTACAACGCTGGCGGGCACATCTGCTCACGCGCCAGCCCGCTCCGACGTGGTTTTTTGAAACCCGGAATGGACAGCCCCCCAGCCGCCATTGGATTTATCGCCAGTTCCGACAGAGCTTGTGGCGTGCGGGGATACCCCATGCGGGACGGGGAACCGGACCGCGCGTTCACGATCTGCGACACACGTTTTGTGTCCGGGCCCTGAAGCATCTTGTGGACGAAGGCCTTGATGTATATGCGGCACTCCCGATTTTGTCCGCCTATGTCGGCCATGCCTCCCCGACGGCCACGGAGGGGTATGTACGGCTAACCGCCGACTTATATCCTGAGGTGATCACGGCGGTCGTTCAAGTGACCGGGACAACGATTCCGGAGGTGAATGATGGCCCAACCCACTGA
- a CDS encoding integrase family protein (PFAM: Phage integrase, N-terminal SAM-like domain; Phage integrase family~COGs: COG4974 Site-specific recombinase XerD~InterPro IPR004107:IPR002104~KEGG: bts:Btus_2748 integrase family protein~PFAM: Integrase, catalytic core, phage; Integrase, N-terminal SAM-like, phage~SPTR: Integrase family protein), with amino-acid sequence MNQRCSFPLADLLAGVEGELKRVGYGPPVINRYRRPWGQLAGYMADRGLHYDTQVGLDFLEEVYHITIFTALTNEDRVRARAITVLNEYYLHGMVRPRYRTSAVSLLMRYSDVLTDFQAAQRMQRSPVTLQAYEKFLGKFLLYLENHNVTEFTQITAPTILAYTDMLCSDTPATLYNALGALRVFLRYLHTQGLVAQDWSPAVPNVRRPPDAHLPSTFSAAEIEQILGAVDRANPTGKRDYAMLLLAARLGLRSGDIRHLTFADLRWESNVIDRVLEKTGKRVILPLPEEVGMAIIDYAKYGRPPTDGHVIFLRHVPPIQPLTASALSGIVKRYMARGGVEPKPGHRSGPHAMRHSLASALLEDNVPLPVIAEILGHTHTRTTSGYLKIGVEQLRRCALPVPVFDWNVDKEGF; translated from the coding sequence ATGAACCAGCGATGTTCGTTTCCGCTAGCCGATCTCCTCGCAGGCGTCGAAGGCGAATTAAAACGGGTGGGGTATGGTCCTCCCGTTATCAATCGCTACCGGCGTCCCTGGGGTCAGCTCGCCGGGTATATGGCGGATCGTGGCCTCCATTATGATACCCAGGTCGGGCTCGACTTTCTGGAAGAGGTTTACCATATCACGATCTTCACCGCGCTCACCAATGAGGACAGGGTCCGGGCTCGGGCCATCACGGTCCTCAACGAGTATTACCTGCACGGCATGGTAAGACCACGGTACCGGACGTCGGCGGTTTCCCTGCTCATGCGGTATTCGGACGTTCTGACCGATTTTCAAGCGGCCCAGCGCATGCAACGGTCGCCGGTGACGCTTCAAGCGTATGAGAAATTCTTGGGGAAGTTTCTGCTGTACTTGGAAAACCACAATGTGACGGAGTTCACACAAATCACGGCCCCTACGATTCTCGCCTACACGGACATGCTCTGCAGCGACACGCCCGCGACGCTCTACAATGCGCTCGGCGCTCTGCGCGTCTTTCTCCGATATCTGCATACCCAGGGACTGGTCGCGCAGGATTGGTCACCGGCCGTGCCCAACGTCCGGCGGCCGCCGGACGCGCATTTGCCTTCCACTTTTTCGGCGGCGGAGATCGAGCAAATCCTCGGGGCGGTCGATCGAGCCAATCCCACCGGGAAGCGGGATTACGCGATGCTCTTACTCGCTGCACGGCTGGGTCTCCGGTCCGGGGACATTCGCCACCTGACCTTTGCCGACCTCCGCTGGGAGAGTAACGTGATTGACCGAGTGTTGGAGAAGACCGGAAAGCGTGTCATCTTGCCGCTGCCGGAAGAGGTGGGAATGGCCATTATTGATTATGCCAAATATGGTCGGCCGCCCACCGACGGCCACGTGATTTTTCTCCGCCACGTTCCGCCCATCCAACCCCTCACAGCCTCTGCCTTATCCGGTATCGTCAAACGATACATGGCCCGGGGAGGTGTGGAACCCAAGCCTGGCCACCGTTCGGGGCCGCATGCCATGCGGCATTCGTTGGCCAGCGCCTTGCTCGAAGACAATGTGCCGCTACCGGTTATCGCCGAGATTCTCGGGCATACGCATACGCGAACCACGAGCGGATACCTCAAAATCGGGGTCGAGCAGCTCCGTCGTTGTGCGCTGCCGGTTCCCGTGTTCGACTGGAACGTGGATAAGGAGGGATTCTAA